A stretch of DNA from Methanobrevibacter gottschalkii DSM 11977:
TAACTGCCATCATCAAATCTACTGAAGTTATAATTGGAAAATAAGTTTAGGATTGTTGGGATTAGTATCCCATAAATCCCAATAATATTAAAATTATAAAAATAATTACTCCTGCTTTTAATAATGTTTTTAAGTTTTTAATTATTGCATAAACTATTAAAAACAAGAGTATTAATCTTAAAATGAAAAATAAGGAAATCAAGTTTATCCTCCAGCTAGAATGACTTTTGTTCCTTCATCAGAAATTTCTTCTTTTTTAAAATCAACATCGAATTTCACGGTTTCTATTACTTCTTTTAAAGCTTTATAACTTTCATCTCTATGATAACCTAAAACAGCAACTAAGAATAATAAATCGCCAGTGTAAAATTCACCAATGTAGTGTACTACTGAGATTTCAGCAACATTGTATTTGATTTTGGCATTTTCAACGATTTTTTCAATTTCGGACTTTGTTTTTTCTTTATCAGGGGTAGTTAAAATTAACTTTTGTAAGTTCATATTTTCTTCTTTTCCTCTTACAAAACCTTCAAAACTAAAAATAGCTCCGCAGTAATCAACTTTTGAATTTTTTTTCAATTCATCGATTAGATCAGCTGTAGTAATTTTATCTTCTTTTGATTCAATGACTCTTACGACCATTATTTTCATCTCCTTTTATATTGTATATTTTTTACATATTAATAACTATTGTTATATTTCACTAATTTCTCTTATAGATAAATTTTTTATTCTTTCATCACCATTAATTTCGTTGATAAGATTAATAGTAGCATTAGGTACTAATTCCTCCCAATTACCGCCTTCAATCATTCTAGTTCTCACTTCTGTTCCAGATAAACGTAGTCTATCATAGAGGGGAGGTTGTCTGACTTCAAAGCCTTCTTCAGAAAATAATTGTTTAACTAATTGATTTCCAGAATAAATAATTGAAAATGGTGGAGTTAACATTTTAACATGTGAAACCCAAAGAGCATTAAAATTAATGTCTTGCATAGGTATTATGTAGTATCTTGACGGATCAACACCTCTTTCAGCTAATGCCTGATTAAGCATAACAACACGTTCACCAGCGGTGAATGGATTTTTTAAGCTATGGCTTAATTGAGCACTGCCTATGCCTATTATGATTTCATCCACTTCTTCTAAAATTTTATCAATAATCTGCATATGTCCATTATGAACAGGTTGCATTCTTCCAATAAAAATTCCACGAACTTTATTCATGATAATCACTTACGGTTCTAAACTATCTAAACTTTTAATTAAATTGTCTGCAGTTTTTTGTTTTTCCATTAATGCATCAGTAATTGAAGTTTCCATAAGTAATGTAGTAACTCCTTTACTTGCAATCGGTTTTGTAACTTTTTCAGGGCTTGT
This window harbors:
- a CDS encoding molybdenum cofactor biosynthesis protein MoaE, with translation MVVRVIESKEDKITTADLIDELKKNSKVDYCGAIFSFEGFVRGKEENMNLQKLILTTPDKEKTKSEIEKIVENAKIKYNVAEISVVHYIGEFYTGDLLFLVAVLGYHRDESYKALKEVIETVKFDVDFKKEEISDEGTKVILAGG
- a CDS encoding nicotinamide-nucleotide adenylyltransferase, which encodes MNKVRGIFIGRMQPVHNGHMQIIDKILEEVDEIIIGIGSAQLSHSLKNPFTAGERVVMLNQALAERGVDPSRYYIIPMQDINFNALWVSHVKMLTPPFSIIYSGNQLVKQLFSEEGFEVRQPPLYDRLRLSGTEVRTRMIEGGNWEELVPNATINLINEINGDERIKNLSIREISEI